The window GAGCCCCGGCTAAATCAGTCAGCTTCGTCACAGCTTCCTCAATGCTTGTAGTTTTAgtatctttcttcttcttcgccgAGGGCTCCCGGTTGACTATTTCTCCGTTTTAGGTTGTCTTTCTTGCTCTTAGACTTCACATTAGTCCAACTTTCAGAGATTCTTTACGAATAATCGCTTTACAAATAACAAGAACAATCTTTAGAAATCGAACTAGGTACTCACTTGAGTTCGCTTTCAAAGGCGGCAACACACTGAGTTTGCGCAGGCGCAGTACTATCTCACGTGAGCCCTCAGTGCGGTTACGGAATAGAACTTCTGTCGGGTAGGTTAGAAAAATTTGTTAGGTTTATTCTTTGCATGGTTGATTCTGACTTCGGCATAAAAAAACGATGATTTTTGCATATGATAATTCACGGAAATAAATCGAAAACTAAGGTAATAAAATTTAGGACAATCTTTCTCTCACGCAGCCAAGCgataacaatgaaaaaaaaaagaaaacgatttCGTGACAATTTGAACTTTCGCATTCTCTAAGTTGCCTGTTCAATGACGACTGTGCTGTGGAGGCACCAGTCGCGTTTGAGAGAAAAACGTCTTTGTATGGTTAATTCTGTTGCTCGGTAGGAAAAACCATAAAATTCTATGAATCACTCCCCCGTTCAAATAATAGTTATGGTGTTTGTTAATATAAAGCATAGCTATGATTACACACACGATTTCCTCTCTTTCAGTTGAAATCATACTTTTTGTCAATAAGAACCATTGCTTTAATTCTGGACATGATTTTCATACCCATCTTAACATCATGAGGATGATTAAGAGCTCATATATAAGCAATCATACTTTGATGATATGGGTACAGATCAAATCATATCATGTTGTGTTATGATCCATAGCGGACAACTGATCATCACATGAATCATCACCAAAGATTCAATAGCCTGAATTCTTGTGCCGCTATGTGCCTTATTTATCGTTTCATATCTAGCGCACAcacgtagaataattgttaaataataactTTAAATAACCAACGAAACTTAGTTATAACTGCAGCGTTTAACTGGGAACTGTTACTTAACGGACCTAGGCCTTTCGGAATATGAAACGTTGTGACGCCGGGTGATCCTATCCCAAAGTTATTCACAGCATACACCTGCAAAGAATGATCTTCAGTCAGTTCAATTCAAATTTATTCATATGTTATTAAAGTAGTGAGGGCACAAGATCTTATGCTCCTGTGATTCTCAACAAATTTACAGTTATGGTCAAAAggtatttctcaatctttttaAGTCCTTCAAGAGACCATTTTTGAAGTTCATATTGCAAAGGTTGGTGTGAATACCTAGCCATTTTCATTGTAAGATCCTTCAAGGGTAATAAAATGGTTGAAACGACACAGCAAAGTGACTTCAAGTCTCATACGTCTGTCATTATCAAGTAATTCACCAGCATTTGCAACATGACGCAATAAAATTCCTCGTACTTAACCCACACTGTACCTGAAATCTTAAGGTTTTCCCCGCCGGGAGACTGTCTATCTGTATTTTGGTGTCTCTAGTACTCAGCTTTTTACTCCCAGAGAAATCGTCCACGCTGAAGTATTCTATCCTGTACTCTTGAATAATGCCATTTTTACATTTCACAATCCATGAAAGGGTGATGGAATTAGTTTCGGGTTCATAGGCGACAGTATCATATTCCGGTGCACCAGGAACTATCAGGAAAaatgaaatcatcttaataaccCCATAAAGGAGAGTACTTCATGATTAATTTGGGCTGCAATTGCATGACAACAGTCACCACTATGTCCTCAGTTTCTAGAATCTGCTGATGCTGGCACGGTAAGCGCGCAAAGTCGATGTGCATTTACTTCTCTACCATTTAAAAGGAAAGCTCAATTTCCCTAAGAATTTGTCTTGTGATTGTTTTTACTGATGACACTGCAAGCGAGGTCTTAATATTGATACAGGATGATTATCTTTTCCCAGAACGAAAACAATTATTGACCATTTCTTTCCTCTATCTTCGTAGTGATGAAAGTGTTTATGCACGGTCGCTTGTAATCCATTTCAATCGTTCGTTGTAATGATTCTTGAGTTTGCCCATGCACAACACTAGGGCAGCAGTTACAAAGGAACAAGgtgaaatgttaattttttgacTTTACGCAAAGTTCGCCTCTAATACtgtaaaatacaaatacaagAGAGCGAGACACTTGAAAGTCTTGAAGTATTATAGACATTCTTTACAATGCAAGGCTCACTCCATCAAATTAGCTTCAAGTGAAGTGCTTTCGTCAACTTGGGTGAAATTACGTCCATTTTTTTCATAGTGTATTCAtccatttattattattcatttcttCTAAGGAACTTTCCCATAAAATAAGAGGAAGAAGCGATGATCTTATCGTTATAGCTGGTTACATGAGCTTACCAGATCCTTTGGTCCTCAGATTTACATAAGTAACGCTTCGTTCGCTTTCAGAGGCCTGTGTTTTTGCAGCAGCAATCTTGCTGACTCTGTTCTTGGCCGTTATTTTACAAGTATAGTTTACAAAGGAAGCCAGATTTGCTAAGGTGAAGATAGTCGTTTTAAGCTTTTTCCCTGTCAATTGGCCGTTGATGTCGCTGTTGCAGGTTTCCTTTTCACAGCCGCTAATATATTCGCAGGACAGGCGACAATTCACATCATACCACACGTCGTTTGGAGTTCCAGTGATCTCAGGAACCAACCAAGTTAAGATAGTTGAGCTTTCATTAACGAAATATACTGACGCACTTCGTGGCTTTGATGGTGTTTCTAAAGAAGTAAAGCAGAAATGAACCCTGTTAACCCGGTTATAACTGAACACAATTGACGCCTTTTTTTATTCATTGCCATGCCAACAAGTACATGTCTAGGAAGTTTTAAAGGCCAAAAAGCAAGGTAGGCTTGTAAAACAGAAGGACTTACCGGTGCAATTAAGTCCTCTCCCTTCGTTGTATGTTCCACCAGGACACGCTAATCAACAATAATACGAATCTTTTGGTAAAACAAGCATTCCACGCATACAAAAGATTTCTGATGATTATCAAACGCACATTGAGCAGTCTTTCATTAAGACGCTCTCATCTATCTTCTTCTCTAATTACAAGCAAATTAaagtcttaaaataaaaaaaaataaaaaaataaagggTCCACGTATCGCCTCTGCAAACTCGGGGGCAAGGTAAGAGGGTTTGCTGAAAACGGAAGAAGTGTAATCTGAGAGACACGATGCGATCTCTAAGTGCGAATCTAGTTTCTTGAATCTAGAATCTTGAAGGTAATACGCTCCACGCTTGGTATTCCTTAAGAGCACGCACCTAAGTTTTGTGCCAACATTCGCAAGAAAGTGAAATTTCTTTTGTCGAAAGGGACGAGACAAAGATTTTCATTACTAAGTTATTGTAATCAGCTAACCATGACTTTCTCTTTGGATAATAGTGAGCAGCAAAATTAAGTTACGCAAAACTATTTTTGCGAGGCTCTATTTGTTCAGTGGCCGACCTCACCACCAAATCACTCTTACACGATTGTGACTACTGTAAGATGACACTCGTAAACAGGAACTGGAATGACATTCATGTTCCATGCATGCAGCATTAAAAAATGGTTATTCTGACCAGAGTAAGTCACAAGTAGGAAAATCGATTAGCTTCAGCTATTAAAAATACAGTACAGAACGATGCTATATGTATTTTAATTTGAACTAGTTTCCGGTGCAATACCAGTCGGTCACCAATATCAAACAATTGAGCTAACTGCTGGTAGCACTATTGAAACATAAATGACAACCTACACAATAAGTATTATATCCTCCTTATTCCCTGGCTTTAAGGAAACATTTTGCGAAATTTATGTTCCATGCCTGTGCAAACTCCTCCGAGATGAGTGCATATAGCAATAATGTGATAAAACAAACAACATATATTCGGTATTTCTTTTCCCTTTATTCCTGGGCTTAAAGAAAGGCGGGGCAACAAAGACAAACCTTGTCAAATCATACCTGTGCATTTCCCTTGTCTGTTCTCCATGTCTTTCTTGCAAACACATCTGCTTTCAAGTCCACTGGTATTCCACACTCCATCGCTATCACATAAAACAGTCAAATTGCCAGGCACAATTTGCCTGGAGTTCGCCATGCAAATTCCTTGCACAGGCGTTGACTCTACTTGAGCTAACATTGAAGGAAAAGATACCAGGCGGTCCTTAAGTGTCTTTTTAACGCAAACCTTATAAGAGACTTTCACGGAATACAATGTTCTGCATCCTCCTTGATCGCGAATTCCAAGCACAATATATTTGCTGGTCACATGAAGGGGTACTGTCAAAATTGTATCTTGGTCAGACTGACGAGTGATATTGGCGAAACGTCGATATAACTGAAAGTCGTTGATAGGATGAGGAATTTGTTGCTCAGTGACACTTGTATTTGATTCCCAGACATACGCGTGGAAAGATTCCTTACAAAATGGGGCTGATTGACCGCACTGCTGCGAAAAGTATCTAAAGGTGACATCTAATCTTTGAATGTCTCCAACTTCAATAGTAGGACTTCGTAACCAGTTATTTGGTTCTTGGGGGTTATCCAGATTGCAAATAGCATATCTGTTCTGAGTGTTCTGTCCACCTAAACGATACCACTGTGAAGAGAGGtaagaaatgagagaaaaagcaaacaaagaaagagaGCACGTTAACACAGTGAACTCAAATTATATACATATACACGGTTTTCTAAAAGCTTCACGCTGCCATGACGGGGTCTGGAATACTCACAATGTTTAGAGAATCTTGAAAATGGGCATTTTCTACACATTGCATTTTCTATTTGTGCTCTAATGCGTTACACAgttgcaaagaaagaaacactTTAAATAACCTAAAGTCAAGGTCAAGGAGCCAGTTTGTAGTCGAGATGAAATTGAGTTAACCAAGGAAAAAGTCAGCCAATAAATATAGCTGGATACCTGACGCACAAACAAAACTAACTCCGTAACACCTAAAACACCCCACCTCCttagagaaaaacaacaacgaaaccTAATGAGATGGGGGCTTCGAACTTGGTTACATAACCCACGATCTTTTTGGTCAGCATTGGTGACCATGCTGCTGACCGCGTATTGCGGTATTTGAGGACGAGGGAGAATGATATTTTTCAATCCGGTGCAACTGAAAACCAAGCTTTTCCGACAGAATGGCTTTCAGTTTGATATGTATGAAAAGCTTTATTTATTACAACTAAACGAATCATTTCAACGATGTGAGGGTTTCCTACCAAACTATTTATAAGCACAAACTGCTACCATTTAGTTTAAAATCATTCTCAGGTATGAACGACTAGTTTTTAGTGGGGGCCATTTAAATGATACCGAAAACATACCGTCCCTTTGAGGCCAGGAAATTGGACGTACGCTGCTATATTCCAAGACCACATGCGAGTGCTGCTGTCTGGTGCTTCCATTATATACTTCTGCTCCGACGACACCAAACTTGAAAACACCAAAACAATTAACCCAGTGACCCAGAAATGCTCCATGTGAATCTCTTGGCTTGCTCTAAAAAACGGCAACAAAAGAAATACCTCGTTGTTTTTTCACTCATaaagaatcaaataatcgtacgatctaagcagccaatcaaaatcgagaagccatttcaaagtttgttgacgttttttcACAGCGttgttgccatttttttctgtttttattttctcaatgccctctaAACTGATAATAAtagcctagcggctcgggctaaaatgagtctgagtcgggcccaaaacatatttatgcccgcgaacataaactctattgttatattaaccAGTGGCATATTTAACGGTTACAGAAGGAGGAGTTGACAATTCTTCTAGGAGTTAAGGGAAAGATAAGATTGCCTCGGTAGATTACTCTCATAAAACAGCCCACTGACaaccattttaaatttaaatcatGCGCTTGCCCACGCAGAACCGGTCGTAACTGTAACGAACCACATTAGCAACTGATCTGATCTTTGAAAGGAAGAACCATTCTGATCATGTTACCATCAAAGACATTTAAGACTCACTCACACACATACCAACGACTGGTGGAATTCATAAAGCCAATTGCATCATCACGTTCGATTCTATCCCGTTTTCTGTGCTAATACAGAGGACAGAAGGTAATATGTTAACTCGCGGCTTTGGTGTAGCAGCATCATAGGCAATATATATGGGAGGGtgaagggttagggttagattCACGCATGGCGATATATGGCTTTCTCTGAACAGGAAGTGCAAATTTGCgacattttgttgtttcttaattttcaaacaaagaatATGTTGACAAAATGCTGAGGTGAACGCCCGGTAAATGGGCTACAGACGGTTATCACTGTACAAAGAGCTTTGCTTGATTCTCTGGTTGTTTCAGAGATGgagggaaaaaggaaaatgatCTTTACGACGGGATTGCCCTCAGTACTTGTAGAGGCAGGAAACATGAGCTAATTCCTGACCGATCGAAAAGCTCCTGAAGAATCTACGGGTTCCTTAAGTGTGCGACGAAAGCAGAGAAAATTAAGGTTCAGGAGTGATCATAAACAAGGATAGTGTCGTGACCAATGGTGTGACTACTTTACTTCTTTTGCATGCTTGGTAACGAACGTAGAGTCACTGAAACGATGATGTTATTGTTTCCCTATTGTCGCTTAGCTACAGTTCATTGCCCGACGAACAGCATAAGCGAAGTAAGCGTATTTTTGAGAGGGACCATcctaaaaaaatggaaaaaatcaACATGAGTAGTGCAAGCTATTCTTTGCTGGCCTTGGAAAAAAACACTTCCCACATTTTTCGTCGCTTGTCTAGTCAAAGAGTCTTTGTACCTCCAACTTTCCTAGGTGGACAAGTTAAGGACAAATAAAGTCACGACACGACCGTACAAAATTTGTTAAGGAAACAGTGTAGCATGTTCTGTTTGTTTCAAgaagacaaaaaggaaaagagagagaagaGGGGAAATTTGAAAGTAAATATCATTGACAAAGAGAGGGCCAGGAGCGCTTAAGGTTGCAATAAAAACTCCTCATCACTTCCCTACTGGCAATTCATGTACCTATACTCATGTTCTTTGTCTAGaacaattaaataaaaatagCATTCATATGACAATGCTCATCCACGAAGCCTAAAACACCGTGACAAAGCACTCAGCCAACGATGACGAGCGTCGTATGGTTAATTTCGTGTTAACTTAACGAGTTTGAATTTTACAAATGTAAAACTCTGGCTCGCATATATCAGATTTACCTTTATCTTCTTTATCAGGAACTCttatttcaaataaaaaggACATTCCTTAATTGAGCTGCGAAAAGTGGAATATTGCAGTTCAGTGTAAggaggaaattgaaaattgcgAACTATACACTACATAATAATACATGTATAACGCTATGAGAGCTATCTTCTTTCCGTTTCCGACATTTCATAGTCACAAGCCATTAAAATCGCAAACATACCACAAAATCGTCCAAATCGCTCGAAATAATTCCGACTATCGGGCCGATGGAAACAAGGCCTTAATGTGTAGGTTAATGGtcattgtaaaattaatgtttagtATAACAATCTAAAAACATAGTTCATCGCACAAATAAGCAACCGTGTAAGATATCAAAATATTCCTTGCTCCTGCAGTTTCCTGCGCGCGTCATCGACAAATTTCAGTAACTTAAACGCCGATTCTCGTTAAAGAATTTACAACAAGAAATTGCCATTTAATTTAGCAAAAGATCCGTTAGCAGAGAAATTGGCTACGATCACCTCTGTTCCAGAATTACAAACTAAAATCAAATGACTACTTCACAACAAATCAATGTTAAATAAAGGTCACTCAATTTTGACTCTGCTTATTTAAATGCCAGCTAAAATAAGCGTTCACATATGTACATACCACTCAATAGGCAACTAAAAGTCTGCAGACTGTAGAAGAATcgcgtatcaagaaatggtctattgttgtgtgtccaattcgttttcacaactttaaacaacagccttttgttcttagttccggttagggaattgagccgagaattgcgggtcataaattataatcttcggaaaattgtcggcatgacaaacttATCATTTAGGGGAGTGGCGGTTGGAagttgtgcattgaaggtttatgagcacaggagtacccacgggagaaaaaagagatttatagtccgcttgtttcatgcaccagcaaactaattacttgaaattaagtgaaaagttatgaactcgcgctcttgatttgaaaatacaagtctagcaaaccgaagaaaaaattccttgtcttttcgattattttaaagcagttgacacagaATGAAATAATTCGGTGTTATATCTGAGAATTTGCTTGAGCTTATTataaacacaatggaaaataatcatCGCTACCGTTCTaattattacgctgccacaccagccgtgaacaacgcttaattCGGTCTGTTCCGGGGGTCGTCTCACGGGGAAGCAAATGATGAGTGCATTAGTTGAAGGACATTGTTCTTCTATGCCACCctcaaaactcattcaaatgtTAGGTCATGGAAACTGTCTCCTTCGAGCAGTAATACGTTGTAACACTAGACAAGTATGTTATAAATCACAAGAAGCGTGTTGAAAATTTCCAACTTCCTCACATAAATCTTTCATTAGACAGCTATTTAGCCAATTCTCAGATGGCCATAAATTGGGTTTGGGGACCAGACAGAAATTTTAAGCGCTGCTCactcttatccactgacattttaaatttgtttgcacCCGATTTGGAGATACATGCAAATCGCAGTTGGAAATCTGAAACACTCGAAAGCTACTACCTAAAGACCAGTCAGAGTTTTTAACCTTAATTTGAGACACCCCAAAATTCGAGCTCGTCTTAGTATGAACTCAATGaactaagtaaaccaatccagtgATCGGACAGAACAttatttgaggtgggaaggatGCTCTTAAATCTGAGTTGGGGTAACACTCCATGGTTTGAccctactttaagaaataatgTAAGTCTTGAAACGTGCAGGTAGATGAATTACTTTGTGAAATATGTCGCTatcagaatgtgccgcagcataaCTATCTATATCCACTAGTACCGCCATAGTAATGTgtgggcttttttttttttaagcaagggttaaattttcaaagaattcaACTTGGCTTTCCCATTTTTGCTTACCTCTCCATGGAATAGATGCCTTCTTTTGAATGGGTTACTCTCAATAGCACTATTTAAATCAGCTTTATTGATCTCTGACGAACATTTCTACAGATGTGACTTTTTAAACACTCTAAAAGACCCGTTTCAATGTGAAATTAACCCATAAAACCCAGCTTCAAAACTCAGAAAATGGCGGTTAGTGTCCGAAACATCCGTAACCACCGTCACACCTACCTTCAGCCAGCAAGAGTAAAAAAGGAGTTAACTTCATGATCTAATTAAGGAATTTTGCCAAGTGTATGTATTAATTAAGTCTACGTTTTCTCAGTCCTTACAATAGAGATTAGCTCAATACTTCACAAACCCCTCTATgaagtaaatgaatttctagtttctaaagaaactgtggtgctgcgtcggtgggcgagatcaaaacaaaaatttgggtttatcaaacgagttgataaaggttgaattaccaccgtgaaagatttagaaagctgacgtttcgagcgaggatcattgctgagaattttgaagtttttgagaatgacatttttgattgcaaggttttgtgggtggtaggtaagtgtgaatggaattctgtcggtttcttcgttctgtgaagtttgtagtgcggtctctcggtcgatttcttgggcgcggtgtttgcctgtggttatagcggagtc of the Acropora muricata isolate sample 2 unplaced genomic scaffold, ASM3666990v1 scaffold_725, whole genome shotgun sequence genome contains:
- the LOC136906992 gene encoding ephrin type-A receptor 3-like isoform X5, translated to MEHFWVTGLIVLVFSSLVSSEQKYIMEAPDSSTRMWSWNIAAYVQFPGLKGTWYRLGGQNTQNRYAICNLDNPQEPNNWLRSPTIEVGDIQRLDVTFRYFSQQCGQSAPFCKESFHAYVWESNTSVTEQQIPHPINDFQLYRRFANITRQSDQDTILTVPLHVTSKYIVLGIRDQGGCRTLYSVKVSYKVCVKKTLKDRLVSFPSMLAQVESTPVQGICMANSRQIVPGNLTVLCDSDGVWNTSGLESRCVCKKDMENRQGKCTACPGGTYNEGRGLNCTETPSKPRSASVYFVNESSTILTWLVPEITGTPNDVWYDVNCRLSCEYISGCEKETCNSDINGQLTGKKLKTTIFTLANLASFVNYTCKITAKNRVSKIAAAKTQASESERSVTYVNLRTKGSVPGAPEYDTVAYEPETNSITLSWIVKCKNGIIQEYRIEYFSVDDFSGSKKLSTRDTKIQIDSLPAGKTLRFQVYAVNNFGIGSPGVTTFHIPKGLGHPSTDSFSDSRTFIVICVIFSAILLIGATFVGVCVYGQRKARNRSGRTRGVSRVGEDNSDNLLATPQTSRGDVMTNHSQYIEMTDTPDLELERNEIKFMRLLGSGNFGEVYKAIVNDRTVAVKSLKENASQKDKQDMFTELHMMKYLKSHNHVVQMIGYSTRSDPLLLILEYMPYGDLLGYLRISRGHHDIYNSGEKKPTSSLTETELLSFAWMIADGMSYLADMRVVHRDLAARNVLVGENKVCKISDFGLARDVNTEVYVRTSQARLPVKWMPPESLFLGESSTKSDVWSYGIVLWEVFTIGDSPYPGVKPRQVASLLERGYRMPRPNHISEELYSVMSECWSEKPEDRPSFQWICTAMKRLINDHKTYVNLDVYNDEDYVNFDMIDELQ
- the LOC136906992 gene encoding ephrin type-A receptor 7-like isoform X4, which encodes MEHFWVTGLIVLVFSSLVSSEQKYIMEAPDSSTRMWSWNIAAYVQFPGLKGTWYRLGGQNTQNRYAICNLDNPQEPNNWLRSPTIEVGDIQRLDVTFRYFSQQCGQSAPFCKESFHAYVWESNTSVTEQQIPHPINDFQLYRRFANITRQSDQDTILTVPLHVTSKYIVLGIRDQGGCRTLYSVKVSYKVCVKKTLKDRLVSFPSMLAQVESTPVQGICMANSRQIVPGNLTVLCDSDGVWNTSGLESRCVCKKDMENRQGKCTACPGGTYNEGRGLNCTETPSKPRSASVYFVNESSTILTWLVPEITGTPNDVWYDVNCRLSCEYISGCEKETCNSDINGQLTGKKLKTTIFTLANLASFVNYTCKITAKNRVSKIAAAKTQASESERSVTYVNLRTKGSVPGAPEYDTVAYEPETNSITLSWIVKCKNGIIQEYRIEYFSVDDFSGSKKLSTRDTKIQIDSLPAGKTLRFQVYAVNNFGIGSPGVTTFHIPKGLGHPSTDSFSDSRTFIVICVIFSAILLIGATFVGVCVYGQRKARNRSGRTREGVSRVGEDNSDNLLATPQTSRGDVMTNHSQYIEMTDTPDLELERNEIKFMRLLGSGNFGEVYKAIVNDRTVAVKSLKENASQKDKQDMFTELHMMKYLKSHNHVVQMIGYSTRSDPLLLILEYMPYGDLLGYLRISRGHHDIYNSGEKKPTSSLTETELLSFAWMIADGMSYLADMRVVHRDLAARNVLVGENKVCKISDFGLARDVNTEVYVRTSQARLPVKWMPPESLFLGESSTKSDVWSYGIVLWEVFTIGDSPYPGVKPRQVASLLERGYRMPRPNHISEELYSVMSECWSEKPEDRPSFQWICTAMKRLINDHKTYVNLDVYNDEDYVNFDMIDELQ